From Glycine soja cultivar W05 chromosome 4, ASM419377v2, whole genome shotgun sequence, the proteins below share one genomic window:
- the LOC114409110 gene encoding protein NRT1/ PTR FAMILY 1.2-like, whose protein sequence is MEGLSEMESVIEEPLLSKQNSNAKGGFRTLPFIIANEAFERLASLGLMPNMILYLTREYGMQTAGATNFLLLWSAASNFTPFVGAVLSDSYVGRYSMIAFGSIASLLGMVLLWLTTLIPLSKPLCNQFTNSCNNSPTTIHLLILHSSFALMSIGAGGIRSSSLAFGVDQLSKRDKNAGIKESYFSWYYAIVAMSSLIGLTVVVYIQDNMGWAVGFGIPVILMFVATVSFFLASPFYVMVEVKRNMLSGLAQVLVASYKNRLLQLPQETENGIYHLEKDSDLLMPTEKLRFLNKACLIRNSLQDLTPEGRALNPWNLCTVDQVEELKALIKIVPIWSTGIMMGVNISQGSLLVLEASSMDRHITSNFEIPSGSFVTFMIVSLVLWVIIYDRILVPVASKIKGSPACIGAKQKMGIGLLTGCIAIASLAVVEDIRRKIAIEKGYEDQPQAVVNMSALWLLPRQILNGLAEALGVVGQNEFFLTELPQSMSSLASTLNGLGSSVANLVASFILSVVDNVTGGGGHESWLSSNINKGHYDYYYTLICALCFVNFVYFLYCSKSYGPCKNRGK, encoded by the exons ATGGAAGGTCTCTCAGAAATGGAAAGCGTGATAGAAGAACCCCTTTTGAGCAAGCAGAATTCCAATGCCAAGGGTGGCTTCAGAACCTTACCTTTCATCATAG CAAATGAGGCCTTTGAGAGACTGGCTAGCCTCGGGCTTATGCCTAACATGATATTGTACTTGACAAGAGAGTATGGCATGCAGACGGCAGGAGCCACTAATTTTCTCTTACTATGGTCTGCTGCCTCAAATTTCACCCCTTTCGTTGGTGCTGTCCTTTCAGACTCCTATGTGGGTCGATATTCCATGATTGCTTTTGGATCTATTGCAAGTCTACtg GGGATGGTTCTTCTATGGTTAACAACTTTGATTCCTTTGTCAAAGCCACTTTGTAACCAATTTACCAACAGCTGCAATAACTCTCCTACAACAATTCACCTTTTGATCTTGCATTCTTCTTTTGCCCTCATGTCCATTGGAGCTGGAGGCATAAGATCATCCTCCTTGGCCTTTGGTGTTGATCAGTTGAGTAAGAGGGACAAAAATGCAGGAATCAAAGAGAGCTACTTCAGCTGGTACTATGCTATTGTTGCAATGTCATCACTGATAGGTTTAACTGTTGTTGTCTATATTCAAGATAACATGGGGTGGGCAGTGGGGTTTGGAATTCCCGTTATCCTAATGTTTGTAGCAACTGTATCATTTTTCTTAGCTTCTCCATTTTATGTAATGGTGGAGGTTAAAAGGAACATGCTAAGTGGGTTAGCTCAAGTCCTTGTAGCCTCTTACAAAAATAGACTTCTGCAGTTACCACAGGAGACCGAGAATGGTATCTACCACCTAGAAAAGGATTCCGATCTCCTAATGCCAACTGAAAAATTAAG GTTTCTGAACAAAGCATGCTTGATTAGAAATTCCTTACAAGATCTAACACCAGAGGGAAGAGCTTTGAATCCATGGAACCTTTGCACAGTAGACCAAGTGGAAGAACTGAAGGCACTTATCAAGATAGTCCCAATTTGGTCAACAGGAATCATGATGGGTGTGAACATCAGTCAGGGTTCCTTACTGGTACTAGAGGCGTCCTCCATGGACCGCCACATTACGTCAAACTTCGAAATTCCTTCAGGCTCCTTTGTGACATTTATGATTGTATCTCTAGTACTTTGGGTTATAATCTATGACCGAATTTTAGTCCCTGTGGCATCAAAGATAAAAGGGTCCCCAGCATGCATAGgagcaaaacaaaaaatgggAATTGGTCTTTTAACTGGTTGCATAGCAATTGCATCCCTAGCAGTTGTAGAGGATATTAGACGCAAAATTGCTATTGAGAAAGGCTATGAAGATCAACCACAAGCTGTAGTGAACATGTCTGCTTTGTGGCTCTTACCGCGCCAAATCCTTAATGGATTGGCTGAGGCCTTAGGTGTAGTAGGACAGAATGAGTTTTTCCTCACCGAGCTACCTCAATCTATGTCTAGCCTAGCGTCCACTCTTAATGGCCTTGGCTCTTCTGTGGCAAATTTGGTTGCAAGTTTCATTCTCAGTGTTGTTGACAATGTCACTGGAGGTGGAGGACATGAAAGCTGGCTTTCAAGCAACATAAACAAGGGTCATTATGACTACTACTATACTTTGATTTGTGCTTTGTGCTTtgtaaattttgtatattttctcTACTGTAGTAAATCTTATGGTCCTTGTAAGAATAGAGGAAAGTAG